In Pseudomonadota bacterium, the genomic stretch GAAACCGCGTACTGCCCGGCATGCCCGTCCTGAGCGACGAAGGGCTGGTGGGCCAGGTGCGCCGCAGCTTCGGCCACTACAGCGATGTCCTGCTAACGGCGGACCGCACGAGCGCGATCGACGTGGTCATCGAGCGCACCGGAGCCAGGGGCATGCTCAAGGGCACGGGCGGAAACCGCAGCTACCGCTGCCGCATCGAGCAAATGCTGCGCGGGGAAGACGCCGTGGTCGGTGATCTGGTGGTAACCTCGGGCCTCGGGCAGCGCTTCCCAGCCGGAATAGTAGTAGGCCGCGTTAGCGAGGTGGTGCGAAAGCACACCGGAATGTACCAAGGAGTCACCGTGACGCCGGCGGTACGCTTCTCGCAGCTCGAGGTGGTCGGCGTTCTGACCGAGGGCAGTCGCGAGCAACGCGCGCGAGGCGATGGCGCCCGCGCCAGCGCGGCCAGGTGAGATGCGCAGCGCGCTGCTAATAGCCCTCGGCTTCCTGCTGCTGGTGCTCGAGTCGTCGCTGGCGACACTTGTTCCCGTCCATGCGGTCGCGCCGAACCTGCTGCTTCCGCTGGCGATCTACCTGGGCGTAACGCACGAGATCCCGCTCGTCCGCGGTGCCGGCACCTCGTTCGTCCTCGGCTACCTGCTCGACACTTTTTGCGGCAACACGATGGGGCTGCACACCTTTGTACTGTCGGCGACCTTCATGGTAGCCAGGGGCGCGGGCCTCAGGCTGTTCTTGCGAGGCCCGGCGTTTCAAATCGTCTCGACTTTCGTGGTGGCTCTGGCGGCCTTCGGGACCATCTTGGCGCTGAGGGCAATCTTCGAGGCCAACGCGATCCCGACCTCGGTCTGGGACGAGCCGGTCGGCGTTTCCGGCGGCCTCGAGGTTACCGCACGGCTTCTCCTGGTCCCCGCGCTCGTGACTGCGCTGGTATCACCGCCGCTGTTCGCGGTGGTGCGGCGCATCGAGGCCATCGGCGTACGGCGGTCTGAGCAAAGGAACTCGATCCTGTGACCCTGCTCTCGGTTCGACGCGAAGTGGGCGAGTTCCGCAAGCGTTACAAGTGGATGGCGCTGGCGGCCGTGCTTGCCTTTGGAGCACTGTTGGCCCGGTTGGGCTATCTGCAGCTCGTGGAGCACGGCAAGTGGGCAGCCGTCGCGCGACGCAATATCACCAAGATCGTCCCTTTGCCTGCGACGCGGGGAATCGTCCGAGACAGCAGAAGCAACGTGCTGGCCGCCAACCGTCCCGCTTACGCTCTTTACATCACACCGAGCAAGGTGGCGGAAGCGGACTTGCTGCGAATCGCCGAGCTGATGTCGCTCGAGGCCCAGGAACGCGCTGCTATGCGCCGCAGGCTCGAAGCGGTTCCCGCTCGCCGGCGTGATCACTTGATCCGAGTGTTCTCCGACATAAGCCGCGATCAGTTCGCAGCGCTGCAGACCCACGCCCGGGATTTGCCCGGGGTGGCAACAGTAGTGCTTCCGGTTCGCTTCTATCCCCATGACTCGCTGGGGGCGCATGTCATCGGTTTCGTCAACGAGGTCAACGCCGACGATCTCAGACGCTACGCGGAGCGGGCTTATCGGCCCGGACAGACTATCGGAAGAAGCGGCATAGAGCAGGCTTGGGAGAGCTACCTGCGCGGACGAGACGGAGAGCTGCGCATCGAAGTCGACGTGCGCGGACGAGAGCTGAATCGCGACAAGCCCAGGCTTACCGGGGAGCGGCGCGAACCCATCGCCGGGCGAGATCTCACCACCACCCTGGACATGAATCTGATGCGGGTGGTCAACCGCGCTTTTCGGGGGCATCCCTCGGGTGGAGCCGTGGCACTCGAGATCCACACGGGTCGCATCCGTGCCCTGTACTCAAAACCCTCCTACGATCTCAACGCGATGTCGGGAGGCATAGCCGAGGAGCGCTATCGAAAGATCGAGGCGGACCCCTTCCGTCCTTTGATCGACAAGGCGCTCTACGAGAGCTACTTCCCCGGTTCGACCTTCAAGCCCATCAGCGCGCTGGCGGCGCTGCAGGACGGCATACTGGCTCCTTCGAACCGCTTCGAGTGCGGCGGCTTCTATCAGCTCGGCCGGCGCAAGTTCCGCTGCAGCCACGTCCACGGCGATCCCGACATGCGCCGCGCGCTGATCGAATCCTGCAACGTTTACTTCTATCGCCTGGCGGAACTGGTAGGGCTCAACCGCATGACG encodes the following:
- the mrdA gene encoding penicillin-binding protein 2 — encoded protein: MTLLSVRREVGEFRKRYKWMALAAVLAFGALLARLGYLQLVEHGKWAAVARRNITKIVPLPATRGIVRDSRSNVLAANRPAYALYITPSKVAEADLLRIAELMSLEAQERAAMRRRLEAVPARRRDHLIRVFSDISRDQFAALQTHARDLPGVATVVLPVRFYPHDSLGAHVIGFVNEVNADDLRRYAERAYRPGQTIGRSGIEQAWESYLRGRDGELRIEVDVRGRELNRDKPRLTGERREPIAGRDLTTTLDMNLMRVVNRAFRGHPSGGAVALEIHTGRIRALYSKPSYDLNAMSGGIAEERYRKIEADPFRPLIDKALYESYFPGSTFKPISALAALQDGILAPSNRFECGGFYQLGRRKFRCSHVHGDPDMRRALIESCNVYFYRLAELVGLNRMTQLARDFGLGEATGVGLDEARGFLPTREWYIKHYGSQYRLGFTLNAAIGQGNTRATLLQLALAYAAIANGGKMYVPQLIQSMESPDGKIIQTFKPRIRRRVPVDPEHLAYVADSLVGVVNDAKGTAFEAHVEGGVRVAGKTGTAQVARRAPRPHEDPERAWYLRRSHAWFAGFAPAHAPEMAVVVLVEHGGRGGRHAAPIAVQILQEALGSHTAKLAIETEGTTALVNSR
- the mreD gene encoding rod shape-determining protein MreD; amino-acid sequence: MRSALLIALGFLLLVLESSLATLVPVHAVAPNLLLPLAIYLGVTHEIPLVRGAGTSFVLGYLLDTFCGNTMGLHTFVLSATFMVARGAGLRLFLRGPAFQIVSTFVVALAAFGTILALRAIFEANAIPTSVWDEPVGVSGGLEVTARLLLVPALVTALVSPPLFAVVRRIEAIGVRRSEQRNSIL
- the mreC gene encoding rod shape-determining protein MreC, with amino-acid sequence MSFFRRFRDATLCVALLAMPFFFLNANLKDPSKVNLLDRVLLQASAPIQYLATQMALGVSSVWEDYIHLVDLRRDNERLRAENARLRELGHRLRGKARENARLRRLLDLRRQLRGELLSAQVIGKEVSPFFRVMRIRLDRGDRNRVLPGMPVLSDEGLVGQVRRSFGHYSDVLLTADRTSAIDVVIERTGARGMLKGTGGNRSYRCRIEQMLRGEDAVVGDLVVTSGLGQRFPAGIVVGRVSEVVRKHTGMYQGVTVTPAVRFSQLEVVGVLTEGSREQRARGDGARASAAR